From the uncultured Pseudodesulfovibrio sp. genome, the window ATGGACGGTGATGGGGTCGGAGATCATGCCGGACTCGGACTTCTTGACGCGGTCGATCTCGCGCGCCTGCTCGCGCACGGACATGTTCTTGTGGATCACGCCCACGCCGCCGTGCCGGGCCATGGAAATGGCCATGCGCGACTCGGTGACGGTATCCATGGCCGCGGAGAGCAGCGGAATGTTCAGTTTGATCTCCGGGGTCAGGTATGTAGACACGTCGACGGCGTCGGGCAGGACGTTGGAATAGCCCGGCAACAGCAGGACATCGTCAAAGGTCAGGGCCTTATCGAGAATTTTGCTCATGTCATTCCTCCAGAGCGTTTTGATGACGTATATGACAAGGCCGAGCTTAGCGCCCGGCCTCGGTGTTTTCCATTATAGACCCAGGTAGGCCCGTTTCACCTGCTCGTTGCTCAGCAACTTGTCGCAGGTGTCGGAGAGCACTACCCTCCCGTTTTCCATTACGTACCCCCGGTGGCCTATCTTGAGCGCCAGGTTGGCGTTCTGCTCCACCAGGAAGATGGTCGTGTTGTTTTCGCTGTTGACCTTCTTGATGATCTCGAAGATCTGCTTGACCACCAGCGGGGCCAGCCCCATTGACGGCTCGTCAAGGAGGAGCAGCGCGGGCCGGGCCATGAGCGCTCGGCCGATGGCCAGCATCTGTTGCTCGCCGCCGGACAGGGTGCCGCCCTGCTGCCTGCGCCGCTGGGCCAGGATGGGGAAGAGGTCGAAGCAGTACTCGATGTCCCGCTTGATCTCCGCCTTGTTGGTGCGCAATGAACGCGCCCATGTCCAGGTTCTCCTGGACGGTCAGCTCCGGGAAGATCAACCGCCCCTCGGGAACCTGGCAGATGCCCTTGTGGACGATGTGGTTCGGCGATTCCCTGGTGATGTCCTCGTCCTGGTACAGGACCTGGCCTTCGCGCGCCTGGACCCACGCCGCACACGGTCATCAGCGTGGTGGACTTGCCCGCGCCGTTGGCCCCGATGAGGGTGATGATCTCGCCCCGGTCGATGTGCAGGTTGACGTCGTACAGGGCCTGGATGTTGCCGTAAAAGCTGTTGACGTTCTTGAGTTCGAGCATCCTAGTCATCGTGTTCCTCCCCCGAGGTAGGCCTTGATGACCTCCGGATTCGCCGCGATCTCGGCGGGCGTGCCGTCCGCGATCATGCGCCCGTAGTCCAGGACGTAAATCCGGTCGGACATGGACATGACCATCTTCATGTCGTGCTCGATGAGCATGATGGAGATGTTGAACCGTTCACGGATGCCGACGATGAGGTCTTCAAGCTCCCTGGTCTCCTGGGGGTTCATGCCCGCAGCGGGCTCGTCCAGGAGCAGAAGGAAGGGATCGGTGGCCAGGGCGCGGGCGATCTCGAGCCTGCGCTGCTTGCCGTAGGGCATGTTCGTGGACAGCTCGTTGACGAACTCGGCCAGCCCCACCAACTCCAGCAGCTCATAGGCACGCTGGACCACCTCGCGCTCTTCGCGACGGGTGGCGCTGTTGCGGGAGATGGCCCCCCAGATGGAGGACTTGGTCCGGCAGTGGGTACCGATCATGACGTTTTCAAGCGCGGTCATGGACGGGAACAGGCGGATGTTCTGAAAGGTCCGCGCCATGCCCAGTTCGGTAACCACGTTGGGCTTCTTGCCGTTGATCCGGCGCGTGGTCCCCTGCCCCTTGGGGTCGATGAGCACGTCGCCGCTGGTGGGCGTGTAGATGCCGGTGATGCAGTTGAAGAAGGTGGTCTTGCCCGCGCCGTTGGGCCCGATGAGGGCCACGATTTCCTTGTCGTGCACCACGAGATCGACGTCGTCCAGGGCGCGGATGCCCCCGAAGTCCTTGCTCACGGCGCTGACGTTGAGGACCGGATTACTCATTGGCCGCCCCCGCCGCGTTGGTTGCTTTGTACTCGTAGATCTTGCGCTTGGCGCTGATCAGCCCCTGGGGACGGAAGACCATGACCAGGACCATGATGGCCCCGAACAGGAGCATCCTGAACTCGGCGAAATCGCGCAGGAACTCCGGAACCAGGATGAGGATGATCGCGCCCGCGATCACGCCCCGGATGGAGCCCATGCCACCGATGACGACGATGGAGAGGATGATGGCCGATTCCCAAAAGGTGAACGAGGCGGGGTTGATGAAGGTGGTCTTGGCGGCGAAGACGACGCCGGCCATACCCGCCCAGGTGGCGCCCAGGGCAAAGGCCATGAGCTTGGTCTTCATCTTGTCGATGCCCATGGCCTGGCAGGCGATCTCGTCCTCGCGCAGGGCCAGCCACGCCCGGCCGATGCGGGAGTTCTGCAGCCGGTTGACACAGAAGATGGTGAAGACCACCAGACCGACCATGATGTAAAACATGTATTGGGTGGAGGCGATGACGCCGAACTTGATTCCGAACAGGCTGGGACGGGCGATTGAGGAGATGCCGGAAGGCCCCATGGTGACGTCGCCCCAGTTCTCCAGGACCAGGCGGATGATCTCGCCGAAGCCCAGGGTGACGATGGCCAGGTAGTCGCCGCGCAGCCTGAGCACCGGGAAGCCGAGCAGGATGCCGAGGATGGCACCCAGGACAGCGCCCACGGGCAGCATGTACCAGAAGCCGATGTCCCAGTGCATGTTGCACAGGGCGTAGGCATAGGCACCCACGGCGTAGAAGGCCACGTAGCCCAGGTCAAGCAGTCCGGCCAGGCCGACGACGATGTTCAGCCCCAGGCCGAGCACGATGTAGACCAGGCAGGAGATCATGATGTTGGTCTGGTAGAGATCCATGACCTGGGGATAGGCCACGGCCACGGCAGCCAGCAGGGCCAGCGCGGAGTATTTCAAAGCCGGGATGGACTGGAGCCGGGTCAGCCAGGACTCGACCTTGGTTTCACCCCGGGAGTCGTCCTTCTTGAGTTCCTTGCGGGCCAGCAGCCATCGCCAGATGAAGGAGCCGAAGAAGACTGCCGCGGCGACGTAGCCCATCCTCTCCCAATGCCAGACCACGGTCTTCTCGATGGTGTTCACCCGGATGACCATGATCGGAAAGGTCAGGAAAACGAACCAGACGGCCGCCACCAGAGACTTCGTGACCGCGTGGGCGAAGCTGTCGCAGCCCGCGGTCAGGAAGAACCTGAAGAACCCCTGGTTCATGGTGTTTGTTGCGTTGCTCACTGTATAATCCTTGCGGGATGAGCGGCTCGAAGCCGCCGTAATTCCTAAAGTTAGACCTTCTGGGCCTTTTCCTTGCCCATGATGCCCGACGGCCTGAAGATCAGGATGAGGACGAGCAGCATGAAGGCGAAGACGTCCTCGTAGTCCGAAGAGACGTAGCCTGTGGCGAACGCCTCGGTCAGGCCGAGAACCAGGGCTCCGAGCATGGCCCCGGGCAGGGAGCCGATGCCGCCGAGCACGGCGGCGGTGAACGCCTTGATGCCCGCGATGAAGCCGATGAAGTAGTTGATCTGGCCGATGTGCGAGGCGATGAGCACGCCGCCCACGGCGGCCAGACTGGACCCGATGACGAAGGTCGCCGATATGACCATGTCCACGTTGATGCCGACCAGCATGGCCATCTTGCGGTTCTGGGCCGTGGCGCGCATGGCCTTGCCCAGCTTGGTGAACTTGATGAACAGCGTCAGCCCCACGCAGGAGGCCACGGTGGCCAGGATGATGACCAGCTCGGCCGAGCTCATGATGGTCCCCAGGTTCTCCAGGAAGTCGAATTGGGGAATGAGTTCAGGGAAGGGAAGAAAATCGGAGGTTTGGGCGAGCATGACGTAGTTCTGCAAGAAGATCGACATGCCGATGGCGGAGATCAGGGGCGACAGCCTGGGCGCGCTGCGCAGGGGCTTGTAGGCCACTTTCTCCAGGGTGTACCCGTATGCCGCCGCCCAAATCACCGCGCAGACGATGGCGATGACCAGGATTGACGCGCCGGGGAAACCCAGCATGGTCAGCAGACCGGCGACGATGAGGCCGGTGAACGCGCCGATCATGTATATCTCGCCGTGGGCGAAGTTGATCAGCTCGATGATGCCGTAGACCATGGTGTAGCCGAGGGCGATCAGAGCATAGATGCTGCCGCGGGTAAGGCCACCCATGAACAGCTCAAGGAAATAATCCATTGTAGTGATCCCTGTTCATTAAATAAATCCAGGGGACGGGCTTTGGCCCGTCCCCTGGTCTAATCCTGTCGGAAGTCTATAATTACTTGACTTCCTGGTACTTGCCGTCTTTCACCTGGTACACGGCAAAGCCAACGCCCTCAGCATCGCCCTTGGCGTCGAACTTGATCTTGCCCACAGCGGTATCCACGTAGGAGTTGTGCAGGGCATCGACCAGCTTGTCGTAATCGGTGCCGCCGGCAACCTTGACCGCATTCAGCAGGGCCAGGGCCGCGGAGTAGGCCTCGGGGAAGAACGGGCCGGGATCGGCGTTGAACTCGGCCTTGTGGGCCGCAACGGCTTCCTGGTAGATGGTGTTGGAGGAGAAGTCCATGGGGCCGGTGGCGTAGACGCCCTCGGCGTACTTGCCGGCGACCTTGATGAAGGTGTCGTCCTTCACGCCGTCGTCGGACAGGAAGGGCATGTCCATGTCCTTCTTGCGCATGCCGGTGACGATCTTGGAGGCCTCGGGATGGTAGCCGCCGAAGATGACGCATTCCGCACCGGAGCTCTTGATCTTCTGGACGACCGCGGAGTAGTCCACGGCGCCGGGGGTCACGCCTTCGAACAGCACGACCTCGATCTCGGGATCGGCGTCGATGAACTGCTGGCAGAAGGTGGCGAAGCCCTTGCCGTAGTCGCCCTTGTCGTGGATGACGGCGACCTTCTTGAGGCCCAGGGACTTGGCGAAGGACACTTCGAGAGCGGCCTGGGCGTCATCCGGGGCGATGGTACGGAAAAAGTTCGGGTACTCGCCGGACTGGGTCAGCGGCGGGTTGGTGGCGGAGGGGGACATGACCACGATCTTGCCGTCCAGGTAGATGGGCAGCGCGGCCTTGGTGGCGCCGGAGCAGATGTGGCCGAGGACGATCTTCACGCCGTCGGACAGCATTTTGGTGGCGGCGTTGGTGGCCAGCTCGGGCTTGCACTGGTCGTCCTGAGCGACGACTTCGACCATGGCGCCGTTGATGCCGCCTTCGGCGTTGATCTTCTTGGCCACCAGCTTGGCGGCGTTGACGGTGGGCAGGCCGTAGGAGGCCAGGTCGCCGGAATGGGCGCCGGCCACGCCGAGAACGACTTTCGCGGGAGCGGCGATCTCGCCGGTTTTCACATCACCCTGCTCGTCCTTCTGTTCATCCTTCTTCGCTTCGCCGCCGCAGGCCGCCAGCATGGCTGCCAGGACAAGGCAAAGAGCAATCAGACTCAGTTTGACTTTCATGCTTCCTCTCCTAAAAATGTATAAGGGTTCCTAACCACGTACATATGCATCAGACTGTCACGCATCGAAAAACCCGCCCCCCGGCGGGAACCTCGACGGAATGTGACATTGTAGTTATTTTCAGCCTCTTGTCAATCATATCCAACTCCCCCGAGGGGATGACAACCGACCGTTTTTCAAACGGATTTTATTTCCCAAGCTCTTCCCGGGCGAGCTTTATCATTTCCGCATCTTCTTTTTCCAATTCCAGGACCTTTTCGAAGTATGTTCCGGCCTCGTCGGTTTTTTGGGAATAATGCTTGTAAATCACGCCCAAATTGAAAAGGGCCAGGGTGTCGTTCGGATCGAGCTGCAGGACCCCCTGGTAGCACTCGGTGGCCTTGGCGTAATCGCCCTTGTTGAAATAGGCGATGCCCACGGCCTTGAGCACCGTGACGTCCTGCGGGGCCAGGGCGCGGGCCTTTTCAAGCGGCTCCAGGGCTCGGTCCCAGGCGCGCATCATCAGAAAGGAGTTGCCCAGCCCGACCAGCGCCTCCACGTCGTCCGGGTGCTCCTTGACGCGGTCCATGAACTCGCGGACCCGGGACATGGCCCCGTTCATGGCCCCGCCCATGCCTTCGGGTGCGCCGCCCTCCCCGGCTTGGGAAAAACTCTGCTGCTGCTTGGCCTTGACGAACAGGTTCGGGTTCTCCAGCCGGTAGACGAAGCTGGTCACGAACATGGCGGCCAGAGACACGAACACGGCCAGAATCACGGCCTTGCGGCCGAACAGGACGCGGCTATCCGTCATGGCCGTCTCCCAGGAGTTCGATCTGGCGAAGGCGCTTTTCCAGGGTCGCGGATCGGGAGCCCAGGAAGGCCAGGTATCCGGCCACGCCGAGCCAGACGGCCACGTTGGCGATGAAGATGTAGGTTGTTGCGGACATATTGTTACCCTCGATGTTTGGTGATGCTATTCCTCGTCCCAGACGAGCATGGCTTCGAGACGGGCTGCCTGACCCAGCTGCCGGATGCGGGCCACGAGCATGGCTCCCCACAGCAGGCCGAAGGCGATGAGCCCGGCGAACACGGTGTGCCACATGCGGACCTCCATGCCCGATCCCTGGCGGGCCAGCCCGTCGGGATGGGCCGAGCCCCACAGCTTGGCCGCGAAAAAGACCAGCGGCACGTCCAGGAAGGCGACGATGCCGAGCACGGCGCAGACCAGCGCCTTGCGGTCGCGGCCCATGGGCGTGTTCCGAAGGACCAGGTAGCCCGCGTACACGTACCACATGATCAGCGCGGTGGTCAGCTTCGGGTCCCAGAGCCACCAGTGGCCCCACTCCGCCCTGGCCCAGGTGGACCCGGTGACCAGCGCCAGCGAGGCGAAGAGCACGCCCAGCTCGGCAGCCGCCCCCGCCACCCGGTCGAACACGTCCTTGCGCCCGAACAGGTAGAGGATGGAGGCCACGAAGACCACGAAGAAGGAGACCAGGGCCCACCAGGAGCACGGCAGGTGCATGTAGAAGATTTTCTGCACGGGTCCGGACTGGGCCACGGGCGCGTAAAACCAGATCATGGCCTGCTGCGCCGCCAGCGCGAGACCGGCCAGCACGGCCAGGATGGAAACTTTCATGACTATTCTTCCCCACTGTAGACGAACGGGAACAGGAACAGTCCCGCCCCGCCGAACAGACAATCGAATGCGAAAATCAGGCCCAGCCACTTGTCGTAGCCCATGGTGTGCTCCGGCGAGAAGCACAGGCCGAACAAGGTGATGCCGGACAGCAGCACAGGCAGCAGCAGCGGAAACACGATAACCGAGAGCAGCGACTCACGGGCCGCCTGCCCCTGAGACAGCGCGCCGAGCAACGCGCCGATGATGACCAGCCCGAGGTCAGCGCCGATGAGCGTGACCGCGAGCAGCCACCAGGGGCCGTGCACGGACTGGCCCAGGAAGGCCGCCGTGGCCGGGAGAAAGACGAGCTGCGACACGAGCAGCAGGCCGAAGCCCGCCGCGCCCTTGCCCAGCCAGACCGCATGGACCGGCGCGGGCGAACTGAGGATGCCGATGCGCGCCCCGTTGGCCTCCTCGATGGCGAACAGATCGTTGAAGACCAGGACCAGGCCGAAGACCGAGGCGAGCCAGAAGATGGCCCCGGCGGCCTGGGGCGTGATCTCGCCGCCCAGGGGCTTGGACAGGGAGAACAGGAAGATCAGCAGCAGGCCGAGCAGGACCGCCTGGACCAGCCCCTGCCCACCGGACAGGGAGAGCTTGAGGTCTTTCCTCGCGATGACCAGGGAACGCTTCAGCATGCGCCCTCCGGGGTGAAGCCGGAGGCCGGGCCGAAGTATTCCACCCTGCGCCCGCCCAGGGCCAGAACCGTGTCGGCCAGGGCCGAATCCTCGGCCACATGATGGCTGATCCAGACCACGCTCACGCCCCTGTCGCGCAGCCCGGTGATCTCGGCGCGCAGCCTGTTGAGCGACGCGGGGTCAAGCCCGGTGCCGGGCTCGTCCAGAAAGATGAGTTCCGGGTCCGCCTGGTAGATGCGGGCCAGGTTGAGGCGCTGGGCCATGCCGCGCGAGAACGATCCGGCCTTTTCCTCGGCCGCCCGCTCCAGCCCCACCCGCCTGAGCAGCTCCATGAGCTGGTCGCGGGTCGGGGACAACCCGTACATGCTGCCCCAGAATTTCAGGTTCTCCAGGGCGGACAGCCCCGGATAGATGAAGGTGGCGTGGCCGAGATAGGCGCATTTCGCCGGGTCCGCGTGCAGCACGACCTCGCCCGCCGAGGGCTTGGCCAGCCCGGCCATGATCCGCATGAGCGTGGACTTGCCCGCGCCGTTGGGACCGGCCACGAGCATGATCCGGCCCGGGAGGACCTCGCAGGAGACCTCCTTGAAGACGAGCTTGTTGCCGAAGAACTTGGCGGCCCGCCGGACCGTGAGCAGCACTTTGCCGGACTCGCCCATCTACCGGACCTCGCCCGGCCTGGGCATGCGCCTGAGCAGCAGGAAGGCCACCACGCACATGAGGGTGCCGCCGATCCAGATCCAGTTGACCAGCGGGTTGACGCTGATCTTGAAGCTCGCCTTGTTGTCCTCGGTCAGGCCGAGAAGCGTGGCGTACAGCTCGTCGCCGAAGCTCGGGATGGTGCCCACCTCGGCGAACTGCTGGTTCGGGAAATTCTTGTAGATGCGCTTGTCGGGCCTGAGCACGCCCACGTCGCGGCCGTCCTTGGTCACGGCCAGGGTGGCGGTGGCGCGCACGTCGATGTCCCCGATGTTGCGGTCCTCATGCAGGCCGGTGAAGGTCACGGCGAACTCCGCGATCTGCGCGGTCTCGCCCTGAGCCAGGACCACTTCGCGCTCCACCTTGTAGGGGCCGGAGAAGGCGATGCCCAACGCCAGCAACACCAGGCCGAGGTGGATGCCGTAGGCACCCCAGGACTGGCGCATGGCGCGCATGGCCGGATACAGGGCGAAGAGCAGACCGATGCCGACGATGGCGGCCACGCTGGCCGCAGCGGTCAGGGCCGCCAGCACGTTGGTCATGCCGGTGAAGTACAGGACGCCGAAGGAGACCACGAGCACGCCGCCCACGATGGACAGCCCCATGACGTTGCGCACCCCGCCCTTCCAGCCGAGCCACGGACAGACGCAGAAGATGAGCACCAGAAGCGCCATGAACGGCAGGCAGACGCGGTTGTAGAAGTTGGCGTCCAGCCCCATGGGCGAGTGGGTCCACATCTGGCTGATGACCGGCCACATGGTGCCGAGGGTGACGACCATGCCGAGCGCCAGCAGCACCCAGGCCGCGATGACCAGCATGCCCTGGCGGCTCAGGAAGTCGGACAGGGAGCGGTGGGTCAGCCGCTCGGACAGGAATGTGACCATCACGGTCAACCCCATGAACACGACCATGGACCAGAACAGCGGCTTGGCCACCCCGGACTCGCCGAAGGTGTGCAGGGAGTCGATGACCCCGGAGCGGGTCAGGTAGGTGGAAAAGATACACAGGACGAAGGTCAGGGACATGAGGAACACGTTGGTCCGTTGCAACGCGTTGCGCCGCGACTCGATGATCGCGGTGTGCAGCACTGCCGTGCCCGCGAACCAGGGGATCAGGGAGGCGTTCTCCACCGGGTCCCAGGCCCAGTAGCCGCCCCAGCCCAGCTCCATGTAGGACCACCAGCCGCCGAGGATGATGCCCGCGGTCAGGAAGATCCAGGACAGGATGTTCCAGTTGCGGACCACGGCAATCCACGACTTCTTCTCGCCCGCGATGGACGCGGCCAGGGCCGAACAGGCGGGGATGGTGTACAGGGCGAAGCCCAGGAAGAGCAGCGGCGGATGGAAGATCATGCCGGGGTTGCGGAGCAGCGGGTTCAGGCCGCGCCCGTCCGCCGGGGCCGGGATGATCTCGATGAACGGGTTCGACCAGCCGGTGAGCAGGAGCAGGAAGAACGCCTGCACGGTCAGGAAGAACATCCAGAAGAAGAGCTTGGTCCCGTCGCTGAAGGATTTGTAGCCGGGGGTGGCCACGAAGATCATGCCGGACACGGCGATGATCAGTTCCCAGAACAGGAGCGAACCCTCGCGGCCGCCCCAAAGGGCGGTCAGGGTGTAGACGAAGGACAGGGCGTTGTCCACGTTGTCGTAGACGTAGCGGAAGGAATAGTCGCGCGAGGTCAGCCCGACCATGAGCAGCAGGGTGGAGAAGATCACCCCGCCGGCGGCCAGCATCTGGCCCCGTTCCAGCAGGGTCAGGGTCTCGCCCTTCCGCGACCAGGCGGCATAGCCGGCAAACCCGGCGAGAAAGAGAAAGGCGAGCAGGGAAAAGAGTAAACCGACGTATCCGGTCAGATGCATACAGGCTCCTTAGAACGAAATCGACCAGCGAACGATGGGGCGCTCAGGCCCCTGCCCCGCGATGCCGATCAGCGGGTTTGAAGGCGATAGAGAGAAAAATATCGGACCGCAACCATGTGAAAAAGATTTCACTAGCCCTTCTGGTTCTTTCCCTGCTCCATCTGCTTGCTCTGCTCCTCATACTTGGAAGGACACTTCGTGACCAGGGTCTTGGCCACGAAAACCTGCCCGTCGGGAGTGAACCGCCCTTCCACGATGACCTCGACATCCTCCTTGAAGGTGTCGGGGAGCGCGCCCTTGAACTGCACGCGCAGGGTCTTGTCCGCCTCCATCTTGTCCACCAGGTCGAAGTCCGCGCCGAGCTTGCCGTCGGCAACGGTCAGGTTGGCGGGCGAGACCTTGCCGAACAGCCGGGCGTTGCCGATCTCCGCGCGGTCCTGGGCCAAGGCCTCGGTCACGTTGAGGAAGTAGACCGAATCCTGAGTCAGTCCGGAGAATATGAGGTAGGAGAGGCCGCCCAAAAACAACACCAGGGCGACTGCATACACGATCTTATTGGAATTTTTGGCCATTAATGTTCCTTGGCGCGCAAAACGCCTGCTATTTTCCCTTGCGGACCGAGCCGTTGCGGTCGCGGGTCAGTTCGTCGCGCTGGGTGCGCGCGAGCTCCCGCATATCCACCACCTGATCGGTCTCGTCAACTATTTCACTGCCCAAAATCTCTTCCAGGACGTCCTCCAGGGTGACCACACCGGCCACCCCGCCGTACTCGTCCAGGACCACGGCCAGGTGCATCCGGCTGCCCAGGAACTGCACCAGGAGCTTGTCCAGGGTGATGGTCTCCAGCACAAACCGGACGGGCCGCATGATGTCCGACAGCTTCATGTCGTCGCGGTCGTCGGCCAGCGCTTCGAGCACCACCCGCCGGTAGACCACGCCCACGATGTCCTCCGGGTCCTCGTCGTACACCGGGATGCGGCTGTGGGGCCACTCCGGGTGCGACTCCCGCGCCTCGGCCACGGTCATGTCCGCGGGCAGCGAGAAGACCACGGTCCTCGGCGTCATGATCCCCTCCACGCTCTTGCAGTCCAGGGAGAGGATGTTGCGGATGGACGTCTCCTCGTAGGGCTTGATCACGCCCGACCGCCTGGTCAGGCTGACGATGGCCCGAATGTCGTCCTCCGTGTGGTCCGGCTTGGCCTCGCGGCTGCTCACCGCCTTGGACAACAGGCCCATGACGGCGATCACCGGCTTGAACAGCCAGACCATGCCCCGAAGCGGCCTCGCCAGGGGCGGGGCGATGACGTCCGAGTAGAGCACGCCGATGGTCTTGGGCATGATCTCAGTGAAGATGAGAATAATTACTGTAAAGACCACTGTAAAGAGCCAGAGCGTGTCTTCACCGTAAAGTTTGGCCCAGGCCCAGCCCGCCACGGCCGCTCCGGCGGTGTGGGCGCAGGTGTTCAGGGTCAGAATGGCGGTGATGGGCTCATCGATTCTAGTGCGGAGCTTGTGGAGCAAAGTCGCGGACTTGCGCCCGCTGTCCTTGAGCTTCTGGATGTCGGCCCAGCTCATGGAATA encodes:
- a CDS encoding hemolysin family protein translates to MIELILAVGVAVFVSMFCSVAEAALYSMSWADIQKLKDSGRKSATLLHKLRTRIDEPITAILTLNTCAHTAGAAVAGWAWAKLYGEDTLWLFTVVFTVIILIFTEIMPKTIGVLYSDVIAPPLARPLRGMVWLFKPVIAVMGLLSKAVSSREAKPDHTEDDIRAIVSLTRRSGVIKPYEETSIRNILSLDCKSVEGIMTPRTVVFSLPADMTVAEARESHPEWPHSRIPVYDEDPEDIVGVVYRRVVLEALADDRDDMKLSDIMRPVRFVLETITLDKLLVQFLGSRMHLAVVLDEYGGVAGVVTLEDVLEEILGSEIVDETDQVVDMRELARTQRDELTRDRNGSVRKGK